One window of Triticum dicoccoides isolate Atlit2015 ecotype Zavitan chromosome 5A, WEW_v2.0, whole genome shotgun sequence genomic DNA carries:
- the LOC119298947 gene encoding uncharacterized protein LOC119298947 isoform X1 produces the protein MLDDDAGPLPPPDALAVAAMSLSTLSREVVRVQISRGRRRRCRQGMGATSIIQRIPLLDHIQLSALLFDIHGDADDDLGKGQTKKLNLKKGREELQLRVAGWFRGRAGRARHRVPG, from the exons ATGCTAGACGACGACGCCGGGCCCCTCCCTCCTCCGGATgccctcgccgtcgccgccatgaGCCTCTCCACCCTCTCCCGTGAGGTCGTCCGGGTCCAG ATTTCCCGAGGGAGGAGAAGGAGGTGCCGACAGGGGATGGGAGCAACAAGTATAATTCAAAGA ATCCCCTTATTGGACCACATTCAGTTGTCGGCCCTGCTGTTTGACATCCatggtgatgctgatgatgatCTTGGCAAGG GTCAAACGAAGAAGTTGAACCTAAAGAAGGGCAGGGAAGAATTACAGCTTCGTGTGGCCGGCTGGTTCAGGGGACGTGCAGGGCGGGCGCGGCACCGGGTGCCGGGGTAG
- the LOC119298947 gene encoding uncharacterized protein LOC119298947 isoform X2: MLDDDAGPLPPPDALAVAAMSLSTLSREVVRVQISRGRRRRCRQGMGATSIIQRIPLLDHIQLSALLFDIHGDADDDLGKDFMYLPGVLVCP; the protein is encoded by the exons ATGCTAGACGACGACGCCGGGCCCCTCCCTCCTCCGGATgccctcgccgtcgccgccatgaGCCTCTCCACCCTCTCCCGTGAGGTCGTCCGGGTCCAG ATTTCCCGAGGGAGGAGAAGGAGGTGCCGACAGGGGATGGGAGCAACAAGTATAATTCAAAGA ATCCCCTTATTGGACCACATTCAGTTGTCGGCCCTGCTGTTTGACATCCatggtgatgctgatgatgatCTTGGCAAGG ATTTTATGTATCTGCCTGGGGTCTTGGTATGTCCTTGA